One window from the genome of Candidatus Limnocylindrales bacterium encodes:
- a CDS encoding acyl-CoA dehydrogenase family protein produces MGLVLTEDQQMLKSSAADFVKKESPVARVRQLRDSDDPAGYSPQLWAKMAELGWPAILIPEEYGGLGMGNVELACVLEEFGRNLVPEPLLSTVLLGANAVLLGGSDQQKKEILPSVADGTRTMTLAWQERGSRYDRTVSATRAVRSGTGYRISGEKTLVLDGATASTLVVVARTSGGERDAAGLSLFLVERGAAGLTVVPQKTMHLRPSSIVRLSDVEVPASAMIGNEGGGAAVVEDTLDRATVGLCAEMLGNMRATFEMTLEYLKTRKQFGVPIGSFQALKHRAAKVYVELELARSAVLGAATALDNAAADARALVSVAKARCSDAAVLTGYEGVQMHGGIGMTDEHDIGLYLKRMRGSEMTFGDAAWHRDRFASLQGF; encoded by the coding sequence ATGGGCCTCGTACTGACCGAAGACCAACAGATGCTGAAATCGTCGGCTGCCGACTTCGTAAAGAAGGAGTCACCGGTTGCCCGGGTTCGCCAGCTTCGCGACAGCGACGATCCGGCCGGATACTCGCCGCAGCTGTGGGCAAAGATGGCCGAGCTCGGATGGCCTGCCATCCTCATACCGGAGGAGTACGGCGGGCTCGGCATGGGAAACGTCGAGCTGGCATGCGTTCTGGAGGAATTCGGGCGCAACCTCGTTCCGGAGCCGCTGCTGTCGACCGTCCTGCTCGGCGCGAACGCCGTGCTTCTCGGCGGAAGCGACCAGCAGAAGAAGGAAATCCTTCCGTCGGTGGCCGACGGCACGCGCACGATGACGCTGGCGTGGCAGGAGCGCGGTTCGCGCTACGACCGGACCGTCTCGGCGACGCGCGCAGTCCGAAGCGGAACCGGCTACAGGATCTCCGGCGAGAAAACGCTCGTGCTCGACGGCGCGACCGCAAGCACGCTCGTCGTGGTTGCGCGAACCTCGGGCGGCGAGCGCGACGCGGCCGGCCTGTCGCTGTTCCTGGTCGAACGTGGAGCTGCCGGCCTTACGGTCGTTCCGCAGAAGACCATGCACCTGCGGCCGTCGTCGATCGTGCGCTTGTCGGACGTCGAGGTTCCGGCGTCCGCGATGATCGGTAACGAAGGGGGCGGCGCGGCCGTCGTCGAAGACACACTCGACCGTGCGACGGTCGGGCTTTGCGCCGAGATGCTCGGCAACATGCGCGCCACGTTCGAGATGACTCTCGAGTACCTGAAGACCAGGAAGCAGTTCGGCGTGCCGATCGGCAGCTTCCAGGCGCTCAAGCATCGCGCAGCCAAGGTCTATGTGGAGCTGGAGCTGGCGCGCTCGGCCGTGCTCGGCGCAGCGACGGCGCTCGACAATGCTGCCGCGGACGCACGCGCACTGGTCTCCGTGGCCAAGGCCCGCTGTTCGGACGCCGCGGTGCTGACCGGCTATGAAGGCGTCCAGATGCACGGCGGCATCGGCATGACCGACGAGCACGACATCGGGCTTTATCTCAAGCGGATGCGCGGCTCGGAGATGACCTTCGGCGACGCGGCGTGGCATCGCGACCGGTTCGCCTCGCTCCAAGGGTTCTGA
- a CDS encoding acyl-CoA dehydrogenase family protein, with translation MSEIESFRENTRAWLEASCPASMRWGAGTVSSSFADELAWGGKKQTYPNPDVKLWLDRMASRGWTAPTWPKDCGGGGLSKEEAKVLGEEMRRIRAKPPLIGFGLTMIGPLLLQYGTDAQRHRFLPEICRGEVRWCQGYSEPGAGSDLAGLQTRGVRDGDHWILNGQKVWTSYADKADWMFVLVRTEFDKPKHEGITFMLIDMDQPGVTVKPIKLISGYSPFCETFLEDARAENAHVVGGVGNGWTMAKALLGHERSMISEAFNESEDKNELVKAARSYVGDDANGRLRDGVLRDRITQLTMDKTCLELTLRRTKEAAKLGQQPGPESSIFKYYATELNKDRTALLVGILGPQALGWDGEGFDSTELDATRAWLRARGNSIEGGTSEVQLNIIAKRVLGLPD, from the coding sequence ATGAGCGAAATCGAATCTTTTCGGGAAAATACGCGGGCTTGGCTCGAGGCCAGTTGTCCGGCATCGATGCGCTGGGGCGCGGGTACCGTCAGCTCGTCGTTTGCCGATGAGCTGGCCTGGGGCGGGAAAAAACAAACGTATCCGAATCCGGACGTGAAGCTGTGGCTCGATCGCATGGCATCGCGCGGCTGGACCGCGCCCACGTGGCCAAAGGACTGCGGCGGCGGAGGGCTTTCGAAGGAAGAAGCGAAAGTGCTCGGCGAAGAGATGCGACGCATCCGCGCAAAGCCGCCGCTGATCGGATTCGGCCTGACGATGATCGGTCCGCTGCTGCTGCAGTACGGAACCGACGCGCAGCGGCACCGCTTCCTGCCCGAGATCTGCCGCGGCGAGGTCCGCTGGTGCCAGGGCTACTCGGAGCCGGGCGCAGGTTCGGATCTTGCCGGACTGCAGACCCGCGGCGTTCGCGACGGCGACCACTGGATCCTGAACGGCCAGAAGGTCTGGACCAGCTACGCCGACAAGGCCGACTGGATGTTCGTGCTGGTCCGCACCGAATTCGACAAGCCGAAACACGAAGGCATCACGTTCATGCTGATCGACATGGATCAGCCGGGCGTGACGGTAAAGCCGATCAAGCTCATCAGCGGGTATTCGCCGTTCTGCGAGACGTTCCTGGAAGACGCGCGTGCCGAGAACGCGCACGTCGTCGGCGGCGTCGGCAACGGCTGGACGATGGCCAAGGCGCTGCTCGGCCACGAGCGCAGCATGATCAGCGAAGCGTTCAACGAGTCCGAAGACAAGAACGAGCTGGTCAAGGCGGCCCGCTCGTATGTCGGCGACGACGCGAACGGCCGTCTTCGCGACGGCGTGCTGCGCGACCGCATCACGCAGCTGACGATGGACAAGACGTGCCTCGAGCTCACGCTGAGGCGCACCAAGGAAGCGGCCAAGCTCGGGCAGCAGCCGGGCCCGGAGTCGTCGATCTTCAAATACTACGCGACCGAGCTCAACAAGGACCGTACGGCGTTGCTCGTCGGCATCCTCGGCCCGCAGGCGCTCGGCTGGGACGGCGAAGGCTTCGACAGCACCGAGCTCGATGCGACGCGCGCGTGGCTCAGGGCGCGCGGCAACTCGATCGAAGGCGGCACCTCCGAGGTTCAGCTCAATATCATCGCCAAACGCGTGCTCGGACTTCCCGACTGA
- a CDS encoding AraC family transcriptional regulator ligand-binding domain-containing protein produces MRADLLISGSWTRMVLASLEQVGLDPRRLCGAAGLSYAQLSDPDARVPRDMAGRLWREASRESGDPLIGLHAGVRVAPAANNLLSHMVISSPTFLDGLQRTIPYQRVLAHGRVVTLERRRDLYAICFRRVDGDLAITRNEIEFMTAAFTRLARFAVARQWRLSGVRFEFPAPLSTAEYERVFGCRVAFAARENSLLVAEEVMTAPLAHHCPAVLEALQAAADSAIERLQRPSVVGEVRSRILARMRLRRPDSSVETIAAEMHVSPRTLQRRLEAESASFSAVLEQAQRDRCLELLGGPATLEEIGTAIGLSGSRALARAFKRWTGRTPSEHRRLSRVEPDVAKI; encoded by the coding sequence ATGCGCGCCGACCTCCTCATCTCCGGAAGCTGGACACGCATGGTGCTCGCCAGCCTCGAGCAGGTCGGGCTCGATCCCCGCCGACTGTGCGGCGCGGCCGGCCTGTCGTACGCGCAGCTTTCGGATCCGGACGCACGCGTGCCTCGTGACATGGCGGGACGCCTGTGGCGCGAAGCGTCACGCGAAAGCGGCGATCCGCTGATCGGACTGCATGCCGGAGTGCGCGTCGCGCCGGCCGCCAACAACCTGCTGTCGCACATGGTCATCAGCAGCCCGACCTTCCTCGACGGGCTACAGCGCACGATCCCGTACCAGCGCGTGCTTGCGCACGGACGCGTCGTCACGCTCGAGCGGCGCCGCGACCTGTACGCGATCTGTTTCCGGCGCGTCGACGGCGATCTCGCGATCACGCGCAACGAAATCGAGTTCATGACCGCGGCCTTCACGCGGCTGGCCCGCTTCGCCGTGGCCAGGCAGTGGCGGCTTTCCGGCGTCCGATTCGAATTTCCGGCTCCGCTCTCCACGGCGGAGTACGAGCGGGTGTTCGGTTGTCGGGTCGCGTTCGCCGCGCGCGAGAACAGCCTTCTCGTCGCCGAGGAAGTCATGACGGCGCCGCTTGCCCACCACTGCCCGGCCGTGCTCGAAGCGCTGCAGGCTGCAGCCGACTCCGCCATCGAGCGGCTTCAGCGCCCGAGCGTCGTCGGCGAGGTGCGTTCGCGCATCCTTGCGCGCATGCGGCTTCGCCGGCCGGATTCGTCCGTGGAAACCATTGCGGCCGAGATGCACGTGAGCCCCCGCACGCTGCAGCGCCGCCTCGAGGCTGAAAGCGCGAGCTTCTCGGCCGTCCTCGAGCAGGCCCAGCGCGACCGCTGCCTCGAGCTGCTCGGCGGACCGGCGACGCTCGAAGAGATCGGCACGGCGATCGGCCTTTCCGGCTCGCGCGCGCTCGCAAGGGCGTTCAAGAGATGGACCGGCCGCACGCCGTCCGAGCACCGCCGGTTGAGCCGCGTCGAGCCGGACGTGGCGAAAATCTAG
- a CDS encoding PQQ-dependent sugar dehydrogenase, which translates to MIFRTMGSRPGCGPFRFTTAVLFLMLCTSTPAPAATVPAGFSDSVVASGLASPTAMEIAPDGRIFVSQQTGALRVIKNGALLATPFLTLSVNSSGERGLLGVVFDPNFASNRFIYVYYTTSTSPIHNRVSRFTASLANPDVAQAGETVLLDLENLSATNHNGGALHFGPDGKLYIAAGENAVGSNSQAMTNLLGKILRINSDGTIPTDNPFYQTATGNNRAIWARGLRNPFTFTFDPASGRMLINDVGQNTWEEIDDGIAGSNYGWPTSEGPVGCTGSGFTCPIYSYDHSQGCAITGGAFYSPSTVSFPSGYNGLYFFADYCGNWIRVIDPDAPPSSNGAPIFASSVSAPVDLRVGSDGSLYYLARGAGAVGRIRYTSSDPPNVTQDPSSQTVTVGATASFSVSASGSPPLLYQWQRNHADITGANAATLNISNVQQSDNGALFRCVVQNDFGSDTSADATLTVTANTAPTATITQPAAGTHYNAGQTILYAGTAADQEDPSIPASSFTWRVDFHHDTHVHPFIQPFSGVTSGSFVIPNTGETAANVWYRIYLTVRDSGNLVHTVFRDVVPNTSTITLASSPTGLQLTLDGQPVTAPSSVLGVVGMLRSIGAVSPQTSGSTTWNFSSWSDSGAATHNVTTPSAATTYTASFSPVAVNGNGLSGAYFRTRDLTGTATTRIDPTVSFDWGKGAPVTGYPTDNFSARWTGQVQPQFTGPTTFYLLADDGVRLWVNNALLIDRWVSPNTAEASGAITLTGGQKYSIRIEYFEKTNRAAIRLSWSSASQPKQVIPQARLYTP; encoded by the coding sequence ATGATTTTTCGTACGATGGGCAGCCGGCCGGGCTGCGGACCTTTCCGATTCACTACTGCCGTCCTGTTCCTGATGTTGTGCACGAGCACGCCGGCACCGGCCGCGACGGTTCCGGCCGGCTTCAGCGACAGCGTGGTCGCGAGCGGGCTCGCATCGCCGACGGCAATGGAGATCGCGCCCGACGGCAGGATCTTCGTCTCTCAGCAGACGGGCGCGCTGCGGGTGATCAAGAACGGAGCGCTGCTGGCAACACCGTTCCTGACGCTATCGGTCAATTCGTCGGGCGAGCGCGGCCTGCTCGGCGTGGTGTTCGATCCGAACTTTGCGAGCAACCGTTTCATTTACGTTTACTACACGACGTCGACGTCGCCGATCCACAACCGGGTCAGCCGCTTCACCGCGAGCCTTGCCAATCCGGATGTCGCCCAGGCCGGCGAGACCGTGCTGCTCGATCTCGAGAACCTCAGCGCGACCAACCACAACGGCGGCGCGCTGCACTTCGGCCCGGACGGCAAGCTCTACATTGCAGCCGGCGAGAATGCCGTCGGCTCGAACTCGCAGGCGATGACGAATCTCCTCGGCAAGATCCTGCGCATCAATTCCGACGGTACGATTCCGACCGACAATCCGTTCTACCAGACGGCTACCGGCAACAACCGGGCGATCTGGGCCCGCGGGCTGCGCAATCCGTTCACGTTCACGTTCGATCCGGCCAGCGGTCGCATGCTCATCAACGACGTCGGACAGAATACGTGGGAAGAGATCGACGACGGCATCGCAGGCTCAAACTACGGCTGGCCGACCTCCGAAGGTCCGGTCGGCTGCACCGGCTCCGGCTTTACCTGCCCGATCTACTCGTACGACCACTCGCAAGGCTGCGCGATCACCGGCGGCGCGTTCTACAGTCCGTCGACGGTCTCGTTCCCTTCGGGTTACAACGGGCTGTACTTCTTCGCCGACTACTGCGGCAACTGGATCCGGGTGATCGATCCGGACGCGCCTCCGTCCAGTAACGGCGCGCCGATCTTCGCCAGCTCGGTTTCGGCGCCGGTCGATCTTCGCGTCGGCAGCGACGGTAGCCTCTATTATCTTGCACGTGGCGCGGGAGCGGTCGGGCGCATCCGCTACACGTCGAGCGACCCGCCCAACGTCACGCAGGACCCCTCGAGCCAGACGGTCACGGTCGGTGCGACCGCAAGCTTCTCGGTTTCCGCGTCGGGGAGCCCGCCGCTCCTGTACCAGTGGCAGCGCAACCACGCCGACATCACCGGCGCCAATGCTGCCACGCTGAACATCTCGAACGTGCAGCAGTCCGACAACGGTGCGTTGTTCCGCTGCGTCGTCCAGAACGATTTCGGATCGGACACGAGCGCGGATGCGACGCTGACGGTCACCGCCAACACCGCGCCGACGGCGACCATCACGCAGCCGGCCGCGGGAACCCACTACAACGCCGGGCAGACGATTCTGTATGCGGGCACCGCAGCGGACCAGGAAGATCCGTCGATCCCGGCGTCGTCCTTCACGTGGCGCGTCGACTTCCATCACGATACGCACGTGCATCCGTTCATCCAGCCGTTCAGCGGAGTGACCAGCGGCTCTTTCGTGATCCCGAATACCGGCGAGACCGCAGCCAACGTGTGGTATCGCATCTACCTGACGGTGCGCGACTCCGGTAATCTCGTGCATACCGTGTTCCGTGACGTGGTTCCGAACACGTCCACGATCACGCTCGCGAGCAGTCCGACCGGGCTCCAGCTCACGCTCGACGGCCAGCCGGTGACGGCGCCGTCGTCGGTTCTCGGTGTCGTCGGAATGCTGCGCAGTATCGGGGCTGTCTCGCCGCAGACCTCCGGGTCTACGACGTGGAACTTCTCGTCGTGGTCAGACAGCGGTGCCGCGACGCACAACGTAACGACACCGAGTGCCGCGACGACCTACACGGCGAGCTTCTCGCCGGTGGCGGTGAACGGCAACGGTCTGTCGGGCGCGTATTTCCGAACTCGCGATCTGACGGGAACCGCAACCACGCGCATCGATCCCACGGTGAGCTTCGACTGGGGCAAGGGCGCGCCGGTTACCGGTTACCCGACCGACAATTTCAGCGCGCGCTGGACCGGACAGGTCCAGCCGCAGTTCACGGGTCCGACCACGTTCTACCTGCTGGCGGACGACGGAGTGCGGCTGTGGGTCAACAACGCGCTGCTCATCGATCGCTGGGTAAGCCCCAATACCGCGGAGGCGAGCGGTGCGATCACACTGACGGGCGGACAGAAGTACAGCATCCGCATCGAGTATTTCGAGAAGACCAACCGCGCGGCGATCCGGCTCTCGTGGTCGAGCGCGAGCCAGCCGAAGCAGGTGATTCCGCAGGCGCGACTCTACACGCCGTAG
- a CDS encoding glutathione binding-like protein, translated as MPDSAAPSPAMSSAACIVWGPELSPFLLKLESMLVHHGVAWRRLPRDGTRLENVRVSLRIRRAVRTRTALRPPANDVLDEYPLVPFLLTESGAVLYDSTALASWLDQRDADRSQPLVPVDPAARFVAALIDEAFDEFGLYMVHHNRWKLAAADNDSPGARLAREYARLLPPASSRLFAQWFARRQVRRLPYLFSVAPDGYRVAGLSAPLTPPARPGFPPTHDLLEEAWRRYLRAIETVLEEQPFLLGPAFTLADASAYGQLSMNLTDGLAARRLRELAPRTFDWLVSIRERRHAGTRGEPVLAPCLQSLLEVVMATYVPLMQANAAACAELLARGEPSFNEKAFDKGRGLFDGELLGHRYRSVARSFQARSWRDLCALWSALDSDAKRQIAGLVPGDPLDATFVAPAVAFGAGASG; from the coding sequence GTGCCGGATTCTGCGGCACCGTCGCCGGCAATGTCGTCCGCTGCCTGCATCGTTTGGGGGCCCGAGCTCTCACCGTTTCTCCTCAAGCTCGAGTCGATGCTCGTGCACCACGGCGTCGCGTGGAGACGGCTTCCGCGCGACGGCACACGCCTCGAGAACGTTCGTGTATCGCTGCGGATCCGCCGCGCGGTACGGACGCGCACGGCCCTCAGGCCTCCCGCCAACGACGTGCTCGATGAATATCCACTGGTGCCGTTTCTCCTCACGGAGAGCGGCGCAGTGCTCTACGATTCGACTGCGCTTGCGTCGTGGCTCGACCAGCGTGACGCCGATCGGTCGCAGCCGCTCGTGCCTGTGGATCCGGCCGCACGCTTCGTCGCCGCGCTGATCGACGAGGCTTTCGACGAGTTCGGCCTCTACATGGTCCACCACAACAGGTGGAAGCTCGCCGCGGCCGACAACGATTCACCCGGCGCACGGCTCGCGCGCGAATACGCGCGCCTGCTGCCGCCGGCCTCGTCGCGCCTGTTCGCGCAGTGGTTCGCGCGCCGTCAGGTACGGCGCCTGCCGTACCTTTTCAGCGTCGCGCCCGATGGATATCGGGTTGCCGGGCTTTCCGCGCCGCTGACACCGCCGGCGCGGCCCGGATTTCCGCCGACACACGATCTTCTCGAAGAGGCATGGCGGCGCTACCTCCGCGCGATCGAGACCGTGCTCGAGGAGCAGCCGTTTCTTCTCGGTCCGGCGTTCACGCTCGCCGACGCAAGCGCTTACGGTCAGCTGTCGATGAATCTGACCGATGGCCTCGCGGCAAGACGCCTGCGCGAGCTTGCGCCGCGGACGTTCGACTGGTTGGTTTCGATTCGCGAGCGCCGGCACGCCGGAACTCGCGGTGAGCCAGTGCTCGCACCTTGCCTGCAGAGCCTGCTCGAGGTCGTGATGGCGACGTACGTACCGCTCATGCAAGCCAATGCCGCGGCATGCGCCGAATTGCTCGCGCGAGGCGAGCCCAGCTTCAACGAGAAAGCATTCGACAAAGGGCGCGGTCTATTCGACGGCGAGCTGCTCGGGCACCGGTATCGCAGCGTGGCCAGGAGTTTTCAGGCGAGATCCTGGCGTGACCTGTGCGCACTCTGGTCGGCTCTCGACAGCGACGCAAAACGGCAGATCGCCGGACTCGTTCCCGGCGATCCGCTCGATGCGACATTCGTCGCACCGGCTGTCGCATTCGGTGCGGGTGCTTCCGGTTAG
- a CDS encoding DUF1566 domain-containing protein has product MMNNSVIALIALMILNVSVAEAADKALVCQSGKLKASSSYAACRLKVDAGVAVKGGTADYSKCEGKFNDKFPATEDKAAPTLCPSMGDAAAVKAFIDACDDGVADKLGGGVLPFACGNGIVELGETCDGTDLDGKTCSSFGASDSPGLACTSRCSLDFTGCAYAGAVPSRYRDNGDQTVTDLWTGLMWEQKSGVPGAFVLCPDLATCPDPHGVNNDYRWTSTTTAFDGTLKTLFLDVLNDVADDGASCFAGHCDWRLPTALELKGILLEPEAVTTCSTTPCIDPTFPGSTGTGGYWSAMSSNPATSAYYVRFDGGGVFPAAKVNNRFARAVRGGL; this is encoded by the coding sequence ATGATGAACAACAGTGTGATCGCTCTGATAGCCTTGATGATCCTCAACGTGAGCGTGGCCGAGGCCGCCGACAAGGCGCTCGTCTGCCAATCCGGCAAGCTCAAGGCGAGCAGCTCGTACGCGGCGTGTCGATTGAAAGTCGATGCGGGCGTCGCCGTCAAGGGCGGGACAGCCGACTACAGCAAGTGCGAGGGCAAGTTCAACGACAAGTTCCCCGCTACCGAGGATAAAGCCGCGCCGACGCTGTGTCCGAGCATGGGCGACGCCGCAGCGGTCAAAGCTTTCATCGATGCCTGCGACGACGGTGTCGCCGACAAACTCGGCGGCGGTGTACTGCCGTTTGCTTGCGGCAACGGCATCGTCGAACTCGGCGAGACGTGCGATGGAACGGATCTTGACGGGAAGACGTGCTCCAGCTTTGGTGCCAGCGACTCGCCGGGCCTCGCGTGCACGAGTCGGTGTTCGCTGGACTTCACGGGCTGCGCTTATGCGGGCGCAGTGCCGTCGCGCTATCGCGACAACGGCGACCAGACGGTAACTGACCTGTGGACAGGCCTGATGTGGGAGCAGAAGTCGGGAGTGCCGGGCGCGTTCGTGCTGTGTCCGGACTTGGCGACGTGCCCGGATCCTCACGGCGTCAACAACGACTACAGGTGGACCAGCACGACCACCGCGTTCGACGGAACCCTGAAGACCCTTTTCCTCGACGTTCTCAATGACGTCGCCGACGACGGAGCCAGCTGTTTCGCGGGTCATTGCGACTGGCGCCTGCCGACGGCACTGGAGCTGAAGGGCATCCTGCTCGAGCCGGAAGCTGTGACCACGTGCAGCACGACTCCGTGCATCGACCCGACGTTCCCGGGTTCGACGGGCACCGGCGGATACTGGTCGGCGATGAGCTCGAACCCGGCGACATCGGCCTACTACGTTCGCTTCGACGGCGGCGGCGTGTTTCCGGCCGCCAAGGTGAACAACCGATTCGCGCGCGCGGTGCGCGGCGGACTCTGA
- a CDS encoding TetR/AcrR family transcriptional regulator, with the protein MSSLHPRSVRTRAEILDVAWKLFAKKGEAVSMVEVAQAAGLTRQAVYIHFRSRGGLLVALVQRADERADIHAKFRKALAVKDPIRRLDAFLAVWFDFVPTIHPVATTLMRARSEDPEAAAAWADRMEELRGGYRTLTKSLRRDGALAEGWTIETSADYLWAGSSVQVWELLAVDRGWGASRSASALRKALAKAVLAAS; encoded by the coding sequence GTGTCAAGTTTGCATCCACGCTCGGTTCGGACGCGCGCCGAGATTCTCGACGTCGCGTGGAAGCTGTTCGCGAAGAAAGGCGAAGCGGTCTCCATGGTCGAGGTCGCGCAGGCGGCCGGCCTCACGCGCCAGGCGGTCTACATCCACTTTCGTTCGCGCGGCGGGCTCCTCGTCGCACTCGTGCAGCGCGCGGACGAGCGCGCCGACATCCACGCAAAATTTCGCAAAGCACTCGCCGTCAAGGATCCGATTCGACGACTGGACGCGTTTCTCGCTGTCTGGTTCGATTTTGTTCCGACCATCCATCCGGTCGCGACTACGCTGATGCGTGCTCGCAGCGAGGATCCCGAGGCAGCCGCTGCCTGGGCCGACCGCATGGAGGAGTTGCGCGGTGGTTATCGAACGTTGACGAAAAGTCTTCGTCGCGACGGCGCGCTTGCAGAGGGATGGACCATCGAAACTTCGGCGGACTATCTGTGGGCAGGTTCCTCCGTGCAGGTCTGGGAACTTCTTGCGGTGGATCGCGGCTGGGGGGCGAGCAGATCGGCCAGCGCGTTGCGGAAGGCACTGGCCAAGGCGGTCCTTGCTGCGAGCTAG
- a CDS encoding DUF1330 domain-containing protein produces MDANLTRVNSTDSVAADQPRQGGFCMTLDAQTQTKRLVAHFGEQHGPTAAQWERALSGPGGPITLINFFKLRADGGESLGAMMRYASVSGPALERVGGRFLLSGPFEMTFMGDDEDWDIVAIASYPDRAALLALHEDEAYRLAWSDRVAAVDRQRVVIAAG; encoded by the coding sequence GTGGATGCAAACTTGACACGTGTAAACTCTACGGATAGCGTCGCCGCCGATCAACCCCGGCAAGGAGGATTCTGCATGACCCTCGACGCTCAAACACAGACGAAGCGCCTGGTCGCGCATTTCGGCGAACAACACGGCCCGACCGCCGCACAGTGGGAGCGTGCGCTGTCCGGTCCCGGTGGCCCCATCACGCTGATCAATTTCTTCAAGCTCCGCGCCGACGGCGGCGAATCCCTGGGGGCTATGATGCGCTACGCTTCGGTCAGCGGCCCTGCGCTGGAACGCGTCGGAGGACGCTTTTTGCTGTCCGGCCCCTTCGAGATGACGTTCATGGGCGACGACGAAGACTGGGACATCGTTGCGATCGCATCCTATCCGGATCGCGCGGCTCTTCTCGCGCTGCACGAGGACGAGGCGTATCGCCTGGCATGGTCCGATCGCGTCGCCGCGGTCGACCGGCAACGCGTCGTGATCGCAGCCGGCTAG
- a CDS encoding PQQ-binding-like beta-propeller repeat protein: protein MSVTDGSIVGTVPGGSPYTWSEPVPGEAGKFRHEDLFVDAAKMTTTTDGIIAVSNPTVRDTRISLLGKGGAVQWAYPSYDSLRPPLWAEGSGVIALAVEDGVTGVNETSGVKIWHSGRPQDRLIAAHGLVVAVDGDTVAARRLTDGVETWRATLPEDSDPQPAIATGDILIVSNEGTGSNGWTRAYAADGSLQFVLDGEALHAAHQIAPGGDVIVVTVSESKLGPYPGRVGNNYITSSSRTARLTRSGQEIWHVTPPIPAFTHTPARIYPLADGLILVETHLGYSDDGVHLAKIDTATGAVAWHITARGLGISHSKYWQRVYVEFRGTELVLVSQGMGGHFVERRTITDGALIHRWTIPPGYWPPNELWLR, encoded by the coding sequence GTGAGTGTGACCGACGGAAGCATCGTCGGCACGGTGCCCGGCGGCTCCCCATACACGTGGTCAGAACCGGTGCCGGGAGAAGCTGGAAAGTTCAGGCACGAAGACCTGTTCGTCGATGCAGCGAAGATGACGACCACGACGGACGGGATCATCGCCGTCTCGAATCCCACGGTTCGCGACACGAGGATTTCCTTGCTCGGCAAGGGAGGGGCCGTGCAGTGGGCGTATCCGTCTTACGATTCACTCCGTCCGCCGCTCTGGGCCGAGGGTAGCGGGGTGATCGCATTGGCAGTCGAAGATGGCGTGACCGGCGTCAATGAGACAAGCGGTGTGAAAATCTGGCACTCGGGCCGCCCGCAAGACCGTTTGATCGCAGCCCACGGACTCGTCGTTGCCGTTGACGGCGATACGGTAGCTGCCCGTCGGCTCACCGACGGTGTGGAGACGTGGCGCGCTACCTTACCGGAGGATTCGGACCCGCAGCCCGCGATCGCCACCGGCGACATCCTCATCGTCAGCAATGAGGGAACTGGAAGTAATGGCTGGACTCGGGCGTACGCTGCGGACGGATCACTTCAGTTCGTTCTCGATGGAGAGGCTCTGCATGCAGCGCACCAGATCGCTCCGGGGGGCGACGTGATCGTCGTGACCGTATCCGAATCGAAGCTGGGTCCATATCCCGGTCGTGTCGGGAACAACTACATAACAAGCTCATCGAGAACGGCGCGCCTTACTCGAAGCGGTCAAGAGATTTGGCATGTGACTCCGCCGATTCCGGCTTTCACACATACGCCCGCACGTATCTACCCACTCGCAGATGGCTTGATCCTCGTTGAAACGCATCTGGGATATTCCGATGACGGCGTGCATCTGGCGAAAATCGACACGGCGACCGGAGCCGTCGCTTGGCACATTACCGCAAGGGGGCTCGGAATCAGTCACTCTAAGTACTGGCAACGTGTCTATGTCGAGTTTCGAGGAACCGAGCTCGTCCTTGTGAGCCAAGGAATGGGTGGCCACTTCGTGGAGCGCAGGACCATAACCGACGGTGCCCTGATTCACCGATGGACGATTCCGCCGGGGTACTGGCCGCCGAATGAGCTATGGCTGCGCTAG
- a CDS encoding DUF433 domain-containing protein — MLAWDQCPAVERDPDTVSGVWVFKGTRVPVKALFENLEDGARVPDFLSWFPGVSREQVDAVLKHAERSLAAA, encoded by the coding sequence ATGCTCGCTTGGGATCAATGCCCGGCAGTTGAACGAGACCCTGACACCGTCAGTGGCGTCTGGGTCTTCAAGGGAACCCGGGTGCCGGTGAAAGCGCTCTTCGAGAATCTCGAAGATGGAGCGCGCGTGCCCGATTTCCTTTCCTGGTTCCCAGGTGTCAGCCGTGAACAGGTCGATGCCGTCCTGAAACACGCCGAGCGAAGCCTCGCGGCGGCCTGA